Proteins co-encoded in one Chlorogloeopsis sp. ULAP01 genomic window:
- a CDS encoding CBS domain-containing protein, producing the protein MDLILCHTTADFDALGAAIGLTRLLPGSKIVLTGGAHPPVRDFLALHRDEYALIERRSVNPKKIRSLTVVDTQHRDRLGKAAEWIDLPHLKKIVVYDHHLEQNGDIPATQVHISPVGAITTLIVEELQKQNIFLSSAEATAMALGIHVDTGSLTYDNATPRDALALAWLMQQKASLSVVAEYVEPGLSPQLQQLLSEALDNLQYLCIRGYTLAWVRLQTNAFVPGLSSLASELMELTEINALLLADEYPLGGGESRLTIIGRSQIPGVNLNQIFQPLGGGGHSQATSLNLRGANYEEVLNQLLEGLKAQVPHPPTARDLMSSPVRTIRPDTTIEEAQRILLRYGHSGLSVVDAQGKLLGIISRRDLDIALHHGFSHAPVKGYMTINPKTITPDTTLPEIESLMVTYDIGRLPVLDNGQLVGIVTRTDVLRELHQEREGNKRGGELEKEREGEDVEVPNLAELRDRLDPKLWELLTKASVQAKQRGWHLYLVGGAVRDLLLAKEASGTLMIQDIDLVVDGFHKAADVGAGVELAKALQQIYPAGRLEIHGAFQTAALLWHKDPELDSLWVDIATARTEFYPYPAANPEVEASSIRQDLYRRDFTINALALRLTPPHAGKLLDFFGGLLDLQAKQIRVLHANSFIEDPTRIYRGVRFAVRFGFKIEPQTEEYVRYAINSGVYDRTARENNRAPALQTRLKAELKHILEAPYWKRALQLLGDLGALQCIHPTLKLDEDLLRLLRLLERCLRRFDPQQTLIVHWQMRLEAIVAHLAPEYRAKVAKNLQMQEDSIERLQNLAQVQAEVRESLPTCQRPSQVVKLLRQCDLPMLILIALHSSRVIRQQIWHYLTVWANVQPILNGNDLKKLGYKPGPQYRHILDDLLAVTLDGEIKDRTEAENFLAQHYPK; encoded by the coding sequence TGCCACACGACAGCTGATTTTGACGCCCTGGGGGCGGCGATAGGACTGACACGCTTGCTGCCTGGAAGTAAGATTGTGCTAACTGGTGGTGCTCACCCACCTGTGCGAGATTTTTTGGCATTGCATCGAGACGAATATGCGCTGATTGAACGGCGTTCGGTAAATCCAAAAAAAATTCGTTCTTTGACTGTGGTGGATACGCAACACCGCGATCGCCTAGGTAAAGCTGCTGAATGGATAGATTTACCCCACCTAAAGAAAATCGTAGTTTATGATCATCACCTCGAACAAAATGGTGATATCCCCGCTACACAAGTACATATTTCGCCAGTAGGAGCAATTACAACTCTCATTGTTGAGGAATTGCAAAAACAAAATATTTTTCTTTCTTCTGCGGAAGCAACAGCGATGGCTTTGGGTATCCACGTTGATACTGGTTCCCTTACTTATGACAACGCTACACCACGGGATGCTCTGGCGTTGGCTTGGTTAATGCAACAAAAAGCAAGTTTATCGGTAGTAGCAGAGTATGTTGAACCAGGCTTGTCTCCCCAATTGCAGCAGTTATTATCAGAGGCTCTTGATAATTTGCAGTATTTGTGCATTAGAGGATATACATTAGCTTGGGTAAGGTTGCAAACCAATGCTTTTGTGCCAGGCTTGTCAAGTCTTGCTTCCGAGTTGATGGAGCTAACAGAAATCAATGCCTTGTTGCTAGCTGATGAATATCCTTTAGGAGGTGGTGAATCGCGTTTAACTATCATTGGGCGATCGCAAATTCCTGGTGTCAATCTCAATCAAATATTTCAACCACTCGGTGGTGGGGGGCATTCTCAAGCCACATCTTTAAATCTAAGGGGAGCCAACTACGAAGAAGTTTTAAATCAACTCTTAGAAGGTTTAAAAGCTCAAGTTCCCCATCCACCAACGGCACGAGATTTAATGTCTTCTCCAGTTCGTACCATTCGCCCAGATACAACTATTGAGGAAGCACAGCGAATTTTGTTGCGCTACGGGCATTCAGGTTTATCTGTCGTGGATGCCCAAGGAAAGTTATTAGGTATTATTTCCCGTCGAGATCTTGATATTGCCTTGCACCACGGTTTTAGTCACGCGCCTGTCAAAGGCTACATGACTATCAATCCCAAAACAATTACTCCAGATACCACACTCCCAGAAATTGAATCGTTGATGGTGACTTATGATATCGGGCGCTTACCCGTGTTAGATAATGGGCAATTGGTAGGAATTGTTACCCGCACTGATGTGTTGCGGGAACTGCATCAGGAAAGAGAGGGGAATAAAAGAGGGGGAGAGCTAGAGAAGGAGCGAGAGGGAGAAGATGTTGAGGTTCCTAACTTGGCAGAGTTGCGCGATCGCCTCGATCCTAAACTTTGGGAATTACTTACCAAAGCGTCTGTACAAGCTAAACAACGGGGTTGGCATTTGTATTTAGTGGGTGGAGCAGTACGCGACTTACTACTAGCCAAAGAAGCTTCTGGCACCTTGATGATTCAAGATATCGATTTAGTAGTCGATGGCTTCCACAAAGCTGCGGATGTTGGTGCTGGGGTGGAGTTAGCAAAGGCACTTCAACAAATTTATCCGGCAGGGCGGTTAGAAATTCATGGTGCTTTTCAAACTGCTGCCTTACTGTGGCACAAAGATCCAGAATTAGATTCTCTATGGGTAGATATTGCCACTGCCAGAACCGAATTTTATCCTTACCCAGCTGCTAATCCGGAAGTTGAAGCCAGTTCGATTCGTCAAGATTTATATCGGCGAGATTTTACAATTAATGCCTTGGCACTGCGACTCACACCTCCTCATGCTGGTAAATTGCTTGATTTCTTTGGTGGTTTATTAGATTTACAAGCAAAGCAAATTCGCGTTTTACACGCCAACAGCTTTATCGAAGATCCTACCCGCATTTATCGTGGTGTACGTTTTGCTGTACGCTTCGGATTTAAAATTGAACCGCAAACTGAAGAATATGTTCGCTATGCCATTAACAGTGGCGTTTATGATCGCACTGCCAGAGAAAATAATCGCGCACCTGCACTACAAACACGACTGAAAGCAGAATTAAAGCACATTTTAGAAGCGCCTTATTGGAAAAGGGCGTTACAGCTACTGGGAGACTTGGGAGCCTTACAGTGCATTCATCCCACCCTAAAGCTAGATGAAGATTTGCTGCGGTTGTTACGGTTGTTAGAACGCTGTTTGCGAAGATTCGATCCCCAGCAAACTTTGATTGTTCATTGGCAAATGCGTCTAGAAGCGATCGTTGCTCATTTAGCTCCAGAATATCGTGCCAAAGTCGCAAAAAATCTGCAAATGCAAGAAGACAGTATCGAGCGCTTGCAGAATTTAGCTCAGGTGCAAGCTGAGGTGAGAGAATCTTTGCCTACGTGCCAGCGCCCTAGCCAGGTAGTGAAGTTACTACGCCAGTGCGACTTACCCATGTTGATTTTAATTGCCCTGCACAGTTCACGAGTAATTAGACAGCAGATATGGCATTACTTAACAGTTTGGGCTAACGTTCAGCCAATTCTCAATGGTAATGACTTGAAGAAATTAGGTTACAAACCTGGGCCACAATATCGCCATATACTGGATGATTTACTAGCAGTTACTTTGGATGGAGAGATTAAAGATAGAACAGAAGCAGAGAACTTTTTGGCACAGCATTATCCTAAGTAA
- the abc-f gene encoding ribosomal protection-like ABC-F family protein has product MSKKTILIAENLAYKINANITLFKGVNLSIEQGDRIALVGSNGTGKSTLLRIIAGQVCPNFGSIKRNGVIYYLPQISTIKEQIKANTVLELLSSISEEWWQIEEILHTRFTTNIDLSLPIANLSGGELTKLFLAIGLFQQPNLLLLDEPTNHMDLAALESLRCFLNDFNGAFIIVSHKPFFLDRVVDITWELTPAGIKVYGGNFSLYREQKEIELEAAMRTHEVARKELKRAKETALKEQERAVQSRKSGRGKFLDGSIGRTAAGLIKTKAESSAGNLKKKNEVALAKATQKVAETKIKTKKITSVQLEEKSQKSKNLIDIQGANLWVSNRLLIKNINLHISSGDRVAIAGANGSGKSSLAKAILDSSEEVFFESGEILLSPSMKTVYLDQTYALINREKTILENMQAANSSLNYQLLRQQLGHFLFKYDDVNKSASVLSGGELARLALAMISISEIDLLILDEPTNNLDIETVNQLVEGINEYQGTLWVISHDLDFLSRINITKAFKLSQQVMQMTTYLPEESEQYYQELLNNS; this is encoded by the coding sequence ATGTCGAAAAAAACAATACTAATAGCTGAAAATTTAGCCTACAAAATCAACGCAAATATAACTTTATTTAAAGGAGTTAATTTGAGCATTGAGCAAGGCGATCGCATTGCTTTAGTTGGTAGTAACGGTACAGGTAAATCAACTCTTCTGAGGATTATTGCGGGGCAGGTTTGTCCAAATTTTGGTTCTATTAAGCGGAATGGAGTTATTTACTATTTGCCACAAATTAGTACTATCAAAGAGCAAATTAAAGCTAATACAGTACTTGAATTGTTAAGTTCTATCTCTGAAGAGTGGTGGCAGATTGAGGAGATTTTACACACTAGGTTCACAACAAACATTGACCTATCTCTACCAATAGCAAATTTAAGTGGAGGAGAATTAACGAAACTATTTTTGGCTATTGGTTTATTTCAACAGCCAAATCTGCTGCTTTTGGATGAGCCAACAAATCACATGGATCTTGCAGCACTAGAAAGTTTGAGATGTTTTCTCAATGATTTTAATGGAGCATTTATTATTGTCTCTCATAAACCTTTTTTTCTGGATCGGGTAGTAGATATTACTTGGGAACTTACGCCCGCAGGGATAAAAGTATATGGAGGTAATTTTTCTTTATATCGAGAACAGAAAGAAATAGAACTGGAAGCAGCCATGAGAACTCATGAGGTTGCAAGAAAAGAACTGAAACGAGCCAAAGAAACTGCTCTCAAAGAACAAGAACGAGCAGTTCAATCTCGTAAAAGTGGTCGTGGTAAGTTTTTAGATGGCAGTATAGGTAGAACAGCAGCAGGGCTAATTAAAACCAAAGCAGAATCATCAGCAGGAAATCTGAAAAAGAAAAATGAAGTTGCATTAGCTAAGGCAACTCAAAAAGTGGCTGAAACAAAAATCAAAACAAAAAAAATTACCAGCGTTCAACTTGAAGAAAAAAGTCAAAAATCAAAAAATCTAATTGATATTCAAGGTGCAAATCTCTGGGTATCAAATCGCCTACTAATTAAGAACATCAATCTGCATATATCTTCTGGTGATAGAGTGGCGATCGCAGGGGCAAATGGTTCTGGCAAATCTAGTCTCGCTAAGGCAATTTTAGATTCTTCAGAAGAAGTATTTTTTGAGTCAGGAGAAATTTTGCTATCTCCATCCATGAAAACTGTGTACTTGGATCAAACTTATGCACTAATCAATCGAGAAAAAACTATTCTGGAAAATATGCAAGCTGCTAATTCCAGCCTTAATTACCAGCTTTTACGTCAGCAGTTAGGACACTTCTTATTTAAATATGATGATGTCAATAAATCTGCATCAGTGTTAAGTGGAGGTGAGTTGGCGAGATTAGCGTTAGCTATGATTAGCATCTCAGAAATTGACTTGCTAATTCTTGATGAACCAACTAATAACCTAGATATCGAAACTGTTAATCAATTAGTAGAAGGGATCAATGAATATCAAGGCACACTTTGGGTTATTTCCCATGATTTAGATTTTTTGAGTCGAATCAATATTACCAAAGCATTTAAGTTGAGTCAGCAAGTGATGCAAATGACAACATATTTACCAGAGGAATCTGAACAATACTATCAAGAATTACTTAATAATTCATAA